TTACGCGACATAATTTACCTCTCCCCTGTTTCCTAATAACGCCCCATGGCATATGTCATATGCAGTCGTACCCCGGAAAATGATACACACAGTAGTTAACTAGAGCTTTCAGTCATGCACAATCAGCTACCTTTCAGGATTCCTCCCCGCGTCTCCATAGGTTCATCTATGGTTATTCCATGACCGAGAAGGTCTCGCGCGGGGACTACTTCAAAGCCGCATTCGAGCTGCTGGCCACCGGCGGCAAACCGGCGCTGACCACGACCGCGGTATGCCGTCGCCTAGGCGTCACCACCGGGTCTCTCTACCACCACTTCGGTAGCGGGGCAGAGTTTTACAAGGCCGTCATCGACCACTGGGAAAACGAGGTCACTCCGGCGCAGCGCAGGCGCGCCGACGCAGTGTCCGATCCCCGGGAACGCCTCGCGGTACTCGAACAGCTGGCCCGCGACGCCGACCATGAGGCGGAAAAGGCCATCCGAGCCTGGGCCAGCACCGATCGTCATGTCGCCGCAGCGATGCAGCGGGTGGACCAGGTCAGACACAGGCACCTGACCAAGAGTTACGTAGATGCCGGGTTTGCCCCTGACCGCGCGGATACCCTGGCCCGCATCGGATTCAGCATTCTTGTGGGCGCGCAACAAATCGGCACTCGCGTGGACCGCAGGCGGCTCAATGCCGCACTCGACGAGTACTCCGTCTGGATCAACTCGTGGGTGCCTGCGGAGGCTGCCACTTCCCGGTGA
The nucleotide sequence above comes from Mycobacteroides saopaulense. Encoded proteins:
- a CDS encoding TetR/AcrR family transcriptional regulator → MTEKVSRGDYFKAAFELLATGGKPALTTTAVCRRLGVTTGSLYHHFGSGAEFYKAVIDHWENEVTPAQRRRADAVSDPRERLAVLEQLARDADHEAEKAIRAWASTDRHVAAAMQRVDQVRHRHLTKSYVDAGFAPDRADTLARIGFSILVGAQQIGTRVDRRRLNAALDEYSVWINSWVPAEAATSR